The proteins below are encoded in one region of Micromonospora sp. DSM 45708:
- a CDS encoding solute symporter family protein, producing MNTVLAAEAGSTTARNLTITLFLIFVAITLAITVWASRQTKTATDFYAGGRSFSGFQNGMAIGGDYMSAASFLGIAGIIALYGYDGFLYSIGFLVAWLVALLLVAELLRNSGRYTMADVLAFRMRQRPVRTAAAVSTITVSIFYLLAQMVGAGALVALLLGIKPGTTFLGMDADTAKVATIVLVGALMIIYVTVGGMKGTTYVQIVKAFLLMTGALVMTLLVLAKYKFNLSSLLGDAADASGKGAAFLEPGLRYGVETPGDALKTFYSKMDLLSLGIALVLGTAGLPHILIRFYTVPTARAARKSVLWAIGIIGAFYLLTLALGFGAAAIVGGQAITAQDKAGNTAAPQLAEALGVDFFGGNLGGATLLAIIAAVAFATILAVVAGLTLASSSSLAHDFYANVIKNGQTSERQEVNVARISALVIGAVSIVLSIFAQSLNVAFLVALAFAVAASGNLPAILYSLFWKRFNTSGAVWAIYGGLLAAVLLVFFSPVVSGAPTAMFPDHDWHWFPLSNPGILSIPFGFLCGWLGTVLSKERDDDKYAELEVRSLTGAGAH from the coding sequence ATGAACACGGTCCTCGCGGCTGAGGCGGGCAGCACCACCGCCCGGAACCTCACCATCACGCTGTTCCTGATCTTCGTGGCGATCACGTTGGCGATCACGGTCTGGGCCAGCCGGCAGACCAAGACCGCCACCGACTTCTACGCCGGCGGGCGCTCCTTCTCCGGCTTCCAGAACGGCATGGCGATCGGCGGCGACTACATGTCCGCCGCGTCCTTCCTGGGCATCGCCGGCATCATCGCCCTCTACGGCTACGACGGCTTCCTCTACTCGATCGGCTTCCTGGTCGCCTGGCTGGTGGCGCTGCTGCTCGTCGCCGAACTGCTGCGCAACTCCGGCCGGTACACGATGGCGGACGTGCTGGCGTTCCGGATGCGCCAGCGGCCGGTCCGGACCGCGGCGGCGGTCTCCACCATCACCGTGTCGATCTTCTACCTGCTGGCCCAGATGGTCGGCGCCGGCGCGCTGGTGGCGCTTCTGCTCGGCATCAAGCCGGGCACCACGTTCCTCGGCATGGACGCCGACACCGCGAAGGTGGCCACCATCGTGCTGGTCGGCGCGCTGATGATCATCTACGTCACGGTCGGCGGCATGAAGGGCACCACGTACGTCCAGATCGTCAAGGCGTTCCTGCTGATGACCGGCGCGCTGGTGATGACGCTGCTGGTGCTCGCGAAGTACAAGTTCAACCTGTCCTCGCTGCTCGGTGACGCCGCCGACGCGTCCGGCAAGGGCGCGGCGTTCCTCGAACCCGGGTTGCGCTACGGCGTGGAGACGCCCGGCGACGCGCTGAAGACGTTCTACAGCAAGATGGACCTGCTCTCGCTCGGCATCGCGCTGGTGCTCGGCACGGCCGGCCTGCCGCACATCCTGATCCGGTTCTACACCGTGCCGACCGCGCGGGCGGCCCGCAAGAGCGTGCTCTGGGCGATCGGCATCATCGGCGCGTTCTACCTGCTCACGCTGGCGCTCGGCTTCGGTGCGGCGGCGATCGTCGGCGGGCAGGCGATCACCGCGCAGGACAAGGCCGGCAACACGGCGGCACCGCAGCTCGCCGAGGCGCTCGGCGTGGACTTCTTCGGCGGGAACCTGGGCGGCGCGACACTGTTGGCGATCATCGCGGCGGTCGCGTTCGCCACGATCCTCGCGGTGGTGGCCGGGCTGACGCTGGCGTCGTCGTCCAGCCTGGCGCACGACTTCTACGCCAACGTCATCAAGAACGGCCAGACGTCGGAGCGGCAGGAGGTGAACGTCGCCCGGATCTCCGCGCTGGTGATCGGCGCCGTCTCGATCGTACTGTCGATCTTCGCGCAGAGCCTGAACGTGGCGTTCCTGGTCGCGTTGGCGTTCGCGGTGGCGGCCTCCGGCAACCTGCCGGCGATCCTCTACAGCCTGTTCTGGAAGCGGTTCAACACCTCGGGCGCGGTGTGGGCGATCTACGGCGGCCTGCTCGCCGCCGTGCTGCTGGTCTTCTTCTCCCCGGTCGTCTCCGGCGCGCCGACGGCGATGTTCCCCGACCACGACTGGCACTGGTTCCCGCTGTCGAACCCGGGCATCCTCTCCATCCCGTTCGGCTTCCTGTGCGGCTGGCTCGGCACGGTCCTGTCCAAGGAGCGCGACGACGACAAGTACGCGGAGCTGGAGGTGCGCTCGCTCACCGGCGCGGGCGCGCACTGA
- a CDS encoding DUF485 domain-containing protein translates to MSTDTPASAPSESTAERYLAVQRSDEFAGLRRALRGFVFPMTVAFFLWYALYVILSAYARGFMGTKLVGNINVALVFGLLQFVSTFVIAWLYSRFANRRIDPVADRIRAEMGEVNHEHGPRG, encoded by the coding sequence ATGTCCACGGACACTCCCGCGTCCGCGCCCTCCGAGTCGACGGCGGAACGGTACCTGGCCGTTCAGCGGTCGGACGAGTTCGCCGGGTTGCGGCGCGCGCTGCGCGGCTTCGTCTTCCCGATGACCGTCGCGTTCTTCCTGTGGTACGCGCTCTACGTCATCCTCTCCGCGTACGCGCGGGGATTCATGGGCACGAAGCTGGTCGGCAACATCAACGTCGCCCTGGTCTTCGGCCTGCTCCAGTTCGTCTCCACGTTCGTCATCGCCTGGCTCTACTCGCGGTTCGCCAACCGGCGGATCGACCCGGTCGCCGACCGGATCCGCGCCGAGATGGGGGAGGTGAACCATGAACACGGTCCTCGCGGCTGA
- a CDS encoding SRPBCC family protein, with product MPVVEAVVTVPVPPELAFAVSQTVAPVRYRWDPFVREQHFVDGATRPGRGVRTFTRSRHGLVMVSEYVSWAPPTTVGMKMVRGPWFFERFGGGWRFAPGPEPDTTVATWRYNFRCRPAFLRPVAERIGGWLLGRDIRRRIAGYAAGCADPEVLAAARRALPS from the coding sequence ATGCCGGTCGTCGAGGCGGTCGTCACCGTGCCGGTCCCGCCGGAGCTGGCGTTCGCCGTCTCCCAGACCGTCGCCCCGGTGCGCTACCGGTGGGATCCGTTCGTCCGCGAGCAGCACTTCGTCGACGGCGCGACCCGGCCGGGCCGGGGCGTGCGCACGTTCACCCGCTCGCGGCACGGGCTGGTGATGGTCAGCGAGTACGTCTCCTGGGCACCGCCGACCACCGTCGGCATGAAAATGGTGCGTGGGCCGTGGTTCTTCGAACGCTTCGGCGGCGGCTGGCGTTTCGCGCCCGGCCCGGAGCCGGACACCACGGTCGCCACCTGGCGGTACAACTTCCGGTGCCGGCCGGCGTTCCTGCGCCCGGTGGCCGAGCGGATCGGCGGGTGGCTGCTCGGGCGGGACATCCGTCGCCGGATCGCCGGGTACGCGGCCGGCTGCGCCGACCCCGAGGTGCTCGCCGCCGCCCGCCGCGCGCTGCCGTCCTAG
- a CDS encoding NAD-dependent epimerase/dehydratase family protein: MKVASRFGAGHRILVTGGAGFVPSHLVDRLVERGCTVVVLDNFVTGSKDNVSHLLEKPTFTLVEADISDGLPTDHPAIAERFDAILHMASPASPTDFEKLPVEILRVGSVATLALLERATADGARFLMASTSEAYGDPKEHPQRETYWGNVNPIGIRSVYDEAKRFSEAATMAYHRSRGTDTAIVRIFNTYGPRMRPDDGRAIPTFISQALRGEPITVHGTGNQTRSICYVDDLVRGILLLLDSTQTGPINCGTEHEMSMRQLAETIVSLTGSSSEVSYITRASDDPEMRRPDLTLARELLGYEPSVTPEDGLGRTIAYFRGRLGY; this comes from the coding sequence ATGAAGGTTGCCTCGCGGTTCGGTGCCGGACACCGCATCCTCGTCACCGGCGGCGCCGGCTTCGTCCCGTCCCACCTGGTCGACCGGCTCGTCGAGCGCGGCTGCACGGTGGTGGTGCTGGACAACTTCGTCACCGGCTCCAAGGACAACGTGTCCCACCTGCTCGAGAAGCCGACGTTCACGCTGGTCGAGGCGGACATCTCCGACGGCCTGCCGACCGACCACCCGGCGATCGCCGAGCGGTTCGACGCGATCCTGCACATGGCGTCGCCGGCCAGCCCGACCGACTTCGAGAAGTTGCCGGTGGAGATCCTCCGGGTGGGCTCGGTGGCCACGCTGGCGCTGCTGGAGCGCGCCACCGCCGACGGCGCGCGGTTCCTGATGGCCTCCACCTCCGAGGCGTACGGGGACCCGAAGGAGCACCCGCAGCGCGAGACGTACTGGGGCAACGTCAACCCGATCGGCATCCGGAGCGTCTACGACGAGGCGAAGCGCTTCTCCGAGGCCGCCACCATGGCGTACCACCGCAGCCGGGGCACGGACACCGCGATCGTCCGGATCTTCAACACGTACGGCCCGCGGATGCGGCCGGACGACGGCCGGGCCATCCCGACGTTCATCTCCCAGGCGCTGCGCGGCGAGCCGATCACGGTGCACGGCACCGGCAACCAGACGCGCTCCATCTGCTACGTCGACGACCTGGTGCGGGGCATCCTGCTGCTGCTCGACTCGACGCAGACCGGCCCGATCAACTGCGGCACCGAGCACGAGATGTCGATGCGGCAACTGGCTGAGACGATCGTGTCACTCACCGGAAGCTCCTCCGAGGTGAGCTACATCACTCGCGCCTCGGACGACCCGGAGATGCGCCGCCCGGACCTGACGCTCGCCCGTGAGCTGCTCGGATACGAGCCGAGCGTGACGCCCGAAGACGGCCTCGGACGCACCATCGCGTACTTCCGGGGGCGGCTAGGGTACTGA
- a CDS encoding flavin reductase family protein: MLFHLGGLLAEANAQLNDASDLHGRFLGWARGRGGTMFHVNHEQPGAEIHHTDPFAVPAGQRSPVRRLRGRLAAPVTLWTAPGPAGLTVSSTLVAEGEPDRLLGLVDAESELWAAVEDVGRFAVAPLGPRHRQLADRFAGLFPSPGGLFALDAWTETPYGPVPADAGGWAGCRLDAAREYGWGLLVEATIETVDLPGETTPLLHYRGRYHELTD; encoded by the coding sequence CTGTTGTTCCACCTCGGCGGACTGCTCGCCGAGGCGAACGCGCAGCTCAACGACGCCTCCGACCTGCATGGGCGCTTCCTCGGCTGGGCCCGGGGCCGGGGCGGCACAATGTTTCACGTGAATCATGAGCAGCCGGGTGCCGAGATCCACCACACCGATCCGTTCGCGGTGCCGGCCGGGCAGCGCTCGCCGGTGCGGCGACTGCGTGGCCGGCTGGCCGCCCCGGTGACGCTCTGGACCGCGCCCGGCCCGGCCGGGCTCACCGTCTCCTCCACGCTGGTCGCGGAGGGGGAGCCGGACCGGCTGCTCGGCCTGGTCGACGCGGAGTCGGAGCTGTGGGCGGCGGTCGAGGACGTCGGTCGGTTCGCGGTCGCGCCGCTGGGCCCGCGCCACCGGCAGCTCGCCGACCGCTTCGCCGGCCTCTTCCCGTCGCCCGGCGGCCTGTTCGCGCTGGACGCGTGGACCGAGACGCCGTACGGGCCGGTGCCGGCGGACGCGGGCGGCTGGGCCGGCTGCCGCCTCGACGCGGCCCGGGAGTACGGCTGGGGCCTGCTGGTCGAGGCCACCATCGAGACGGTCGACCTGCCCGGGGAGACCACTCCCCTCCTGCACTACCGAGGCCGCTACCACGAACTGACCGACTGA